In the genome of Chloroflexota bacterium, the window CCGCCATGGGGATGATGGGCCTGCCGGTGCCCGAGGAGTACGGCGGCGCAGGCTCCGACTACGTGAGTTACGCCATCGCAGTGGAGGAGATTTCCCGCGTTTGCGGCTCCACCGGCATCACCCTGGCCGCCCACACCTCGCTGGCCTGCATGCCCTTCGTGTACTTCGGCACCGAGGAGCAAAAGAAGAAGTACCTCACACCCCTCGCCAGCGGCGAGAAACTCGGCGCCTTCGGGCTGACCGAACCCAACGCAGGTTCCGATGCCTCGGCCATCCAGACCACCGCCGTCCTCAAGGGCGACGAATGGGTCATCAACGGCCAGAAGGTGTTCATCACGTCGGGGTCCATCGCCGACGTCATCATCGTCGCCGCGCGGACGGACCCCGCCGCCGGCAGCCGCGGCATCTCCAACCTCATCGTGGAGAAGACCTCGCCCGGCTTCCGCGCAGGCCGCAACGAAGAGAAGATGGGCCTGCGGGGTTCCGTAACCTCGCAACTCTTCTTTGAGGACTGCCGCGTGCCCAAGGAGAACATCCTGGGCAAGCCCGGCGAGGGGCTGAAGCAGTTCCTCATCACGCTGGACGGCGGGCGCATCTCCATCGGCGCCATGGCGCTGGGCCTGGCCCAGGCCGCTTTTGAGAACGCTGTGGCGTACTCCAAACAGCGCGTGCAGTTCGGCCAGCCCATCGCCAACTTCCAGGCCATTCAGTGGATGATCGCCGACATGGCCACGGAGATTGACGCGGCCCGGCTCCTGGTGTACCGCGCCGCATGGCTGAAGGACAAGGGCGTGCGCTTCACCAAAGAGGCCGCCATGGCGAAACTGTACGCCTCGGAGGTGGCCGAACGCGCCGCGTTCAAGTCCCTGCAGATTCACGGCGGGTACGGGTACACCAAGGACTACGACGTGGAGCGCATTTACCGCGACCAGCGCCTGTGCACCATCGGCGAGGGAACCAGCGAGATTCAGCGCCTGGTCATCGCGCGTCAGGTGCTGGGGATTTGAGCCCTCCGGACCCAGGCCCCTGGCGACTTGAGCCGTCAGGGGCCTGGGTTGCGCGCCCGTATAGCCCGAGGGGCGCTGCACGGCCGCGCGGGGCTAAACCCCCGCGCTGAACGAACCAAGCCCCTCCGGGGCTACCCCCAGCCCGCAGGGCTTCGCCCCCTCAGCCCGATGCTTCAGCGTCCGGCGGGCCTGGGTGAACGACACACACGCGGGAATGCCGCGCGGGGCTAAACCCCCGCGCTGAACGAACCAAGCCCC includes:
- a CDS encoding acyl-CoA dehydrogenase, whose amino-acid sequence is MDFELNEEQKMFQKAVRDFAEKEIRPIARETDATEQFPWATIRKMAAMGMMGLPVPEEYGGAGSDYVSYAIAVEEISRVCGSTGITLAAHTSLACMPFVYFGTEEQKKKYLTPLASGEKLGAFGLTEPNAGSDASAIQTTAVLKGDEWVINGQKVFITSGSIADVIIVAARTDPAAGSRGISNLIVEKTSPGFRAGRNEEKMGLRGSVTSQLFFEDCRVPKENILGKPGEGLKQFLITLDGGRISIGAMALGLAQAAFENAVAYSKQRVQFGQPIANFQAIQWMIADMATEIDAARLLVYRAAWLKDKGVRFTKEAAMAKLYASEVAERAAFKSLQIHGGYGYTKDYDVERIYRDQRLCTIGEGTSEIQRLVIARQVLGI